One stretch of Mus pahari chromosome 5, PAHARI_EIJ_v1.1, whole genome shotgun sequence DNA includes these proteins:
- the LOC110321207 gene encoding vomeronasal type-1 receptor 90-like, translating into MNRNDPVYNNNGIRNAFFSEIAFGVSANTILLLSHAVTFFQELRHKPINITIGVLALSHIVMLLAMAAMATDILGSQGFWDDFTCKSVISLYRLMRSVSICATCHLSILQVILLSPRSSCLAKVKPNSLQHNLCCFLSLWAFHMSINGFLNSIVAAHNMTSHILILVTKSCSLCVVSGIMRHLLSILAVFRDASLVGLMVLSSVYMVTVLCRHKRQCQYLHNTSISRTASPEQKAIRNILLLVSFFLVMYCLDSIASSWRVMWNNDPTHRCVQMFVSNGYATFSPLVFISTEQRIINFLKTTQGQQ; encoded by the coding sequence ATGAACAGAAATGACCCAGTATACAATAACAATGGCAtaagaaatgcttttttttctgaaattgcCTTTGGGGTCTCAGCCAACACCATCCTCCTGCTCTCCCACGCGGTCACATTCTTTCAGGAACTGAGGCACAAGCCCATCAATATAACCATTGGTGTCCTGGCTCTAAGCCACATCGTGATGCTGCTGGCCATGGCTGCCATGGCTACAGACATTTTGGGGTCTCAGGGGTTTTGGGATGACTTCACATGTAAATCAGTGATCTCCTTGTACAGGCTGATGAGGAGTGTCTCTATTTGTGCGACGTGTCACCTGAGCATCCTCCAGGTCATCCTCCTCAGCCCCAGAAGCTCCTGTTTGGCAAAGGTCAAACCTAACTCCCTCCAGCACAACTTGTGCTGCTTTCTCTCCCTGTGGGCCTTCCACATGTCCATTAATGGTTTCCTAAACTCCATTGTGGCTGCCCACAACATGACCTCACACATTCTTATACTGGTCACTAAATCCTGCTCTCTCTGTGTTGTTAGTGGCATCATGAGACACTTACTTTCTATACTGGCTGTCTTCCGGGATGCCTCTCTAGTAGGGCTCATGGTACTTTCAAGTGTATACATGGTGACTGTCTTGTGCAGACATAAAAGGCAGTGTCAGTACCTTCACAACACCAGCATTTCCCGCACAGCATCCCCAGAGCAGAAGGCCATCCGGAACATTCTGTTGCTGGTGAGTTTCTTTTTGGTCATGTACTGTCTGGATTCCATTGCCTCCTCCTGGAGAGTTATGTGGAATAATGACCCAACCCATCGCTGTGTCCAGATGTTTGTGTCCAATGGCTATGCCACGTTCAGTCCTTTGGTGTTCATCAGTACTGAACAACGTATAATTAACTTTTTGAAAACCACACAGGGCCAACAGTAA